Proteins encoded within one genomic window of [Enterobacter] lignolyticus SCF1:
- the plsX gene encoding phosphate acyltransferase PlsX: MTRLTIALDVMGGDFGPSVTVPAALQALHFNSQLSLLLVGNPDDIMPLLARADFEQRSRLQIIPAQSVIASDARPAQAVRSSRGTSMRMALELVKEGRAQACVSAGNTGALMGLAKLLLKPIEGIERPALMTVLPHQQKGKTVVLDLGANVDCDSNMLVQFAVMGAVMAEEVVGIERPRVALLNIGEEETKGLDSIRDASAILKTVPSINYIGYLEANELLTGKTDVLVCDGFTGNVTLKTMEGVVRMFLSLLKSQGEGKKRSWWLLLLKRWLQKSLSRRFSHLNPDQYNGACLLGLRGTVIKSHGAANQRAFSVAIEQAVQAVQREVPQRIAARLKSVLPQ, from the coding sequence TTGACACGTCTGACCATAGCGTTGGATGTCATGGGGGGCGATTTTGGCCCGTCCGTGACGGTGCCTGCAGCATTGCAGGCACTGCATTTTAATTCACAACTCTCGCTTCTCTTAGTCGGCAATCCCGACGACATCATGCCATTACTTGCCAGAGCTGACTTTGAACAACGTTCACGTCTGCAGATTATTCCTGCTCAGTCAGTTATTGCCAGTGATGCTCGCCCGGCTCAGGCGGTTCGCAGCAGCCGGGGCACCTCCATGCGCATGGCGCTGGAGCTGGTGAAAGAAGGGCGAGCGCAGGCGTGCGTCAGCGCGGGCAATACCGGCGCGCTGATGGGGCTTGCAAAGCTATTGCTCAAACCGATTGAGGGGATTGAGCGCCCGGCGCTGATGACGGTGCTTCCGCATCAGCAAAAGGGGAAAACGGTGGTCCTTGATTTAGGGGCTAACGTAGATTGCGACAGCAATATGCTGGTGCAGTTCGCCGTGATGGGCGCCGTGATGGCCGAAGAGGTCGTCGGCATTGAGCGGCCGCGCGTTGCGCTGCTCAATATCGGCGAAGAAGAGACCAAAGGTCTTGACAGCATTCGCGACGCTTCGGCGATACTGAAGACCGTGCCCAGCATTAACTACATTGGCTATCTTGAGGCCAATGAGCTGTTAACCGGGAAGACGGATGTCCTGGTTTGTGATGGTTTTACGGGGAACGTCACACTAAAAACAATGGAAGGTGTTGTCAGAATGTTCCTTTCGCTGCTGAAATCGCAGGGTGAGGGGAAAAAACGGTCATGGTGGCTGCTGCTTTTAAAGCGTTGGTTACAAAAAAGCCTGTCGCGGCGATTCAGTCACCTCAACCCCGACCAGTATAATGGCGCCTGTCTGTTAGGATTGCGCGGCACGGTGATAAAGAGTCATGGTGCAGCCAATCAGCGCGCGTTTAGCGTCGCGATTGAACAGGCAGTGCAGGCGGTGCAGCGGGAAGTCCCTCAGCGGATTGCCGCTCGCCTGAAATCTGTATTACCACAATAA